Proteins encoded within one genomic window of Theobroma cacao cultivar B97-61/B2 chromosome 7, Criollo_cocoa_genome_V2, whole genome shotgun sequence:
- the LOC18593847 gene encoding pentatricopeptide repeat-containing protein At4g21065, producing MAVKVVSSHVLNIYLVNLRIRSSINNGHFADTLKIYSSMLHNSNVHGNSFTFPLLFKACAALTSLRDGTKLHAHVLQLGFVHDIFVQTSLLYMYSKCSCLVSARNVFDEMLSRNVISWNTMISAYCRGFRVTEAIKLLKVMWVLGFELSASTFISVVAACANLQLGLSMHCCIFKIGLLQCEIPLANSLMNMYVKFGFIDGARSVFDTMDERSILSWTTIIGGYVNVGNVGEAFNLFSRMRKVGGVSQDMVLFIKIISGCVQAGNLPLASSIHSLVLKCGYDGEDLMDNLVLNMYAKCGDIGSARRVFEMVDEKCIFLWTSMIAAYTQFGYPAEALDLFKRLLRTGLKPNEATFATILSACADLGSPSLGKEIEHYAKINGLASNRQVQTSLIHMYCKCGIVEKAEEVFVKVLHKDLAVWSSMINGYAIHGMGNEALNLFHQMQITESFSLDHVVFTSILLACSHSGLVEDGLKYFKDMKTIYGIEPSIEHYTCLVDLLGRAGHFDLALKTIQEIPVQVQAQVWAPLLSACRKYRNVDLGEYIARKLLELNPGNTSNYVLMANLYASGGKWKEAAITRSMLKNRGLVKEPGRSQIEINGYIHVFVAGDRSHNRSANIYKKLDELNIKLKKAGYIAEIDMVIHDLEIEEKEEALKVHSERLAVAWGLISTDLGTTLTIIKNLQTCVDCHSFLKFTSKVTGRHLIVRDGQRFHHFRSGSCSCKDFW from the coding sequence ATGGCGGTCAAAGTTGTTTCGTCTCACGTACTCAATATTTATCTTGTCAACCTAAGGATCAGAAGCTCAATAAACAATGGTCACTTCGCGGACACCCTCAAAATCTACTCTTCAATGTTACACAACTCTAATGTTCATGGAAACAGCTTTACTTTCCCATTACTCTTCAAGGCATGCGCAGCCCTCACTTCTCTTCGTGACGGCACGAAGCTCCACGCCCACGTGCTCCAACTTGGCTTCGTACACGACATCTTCGTACAAACATCTCTTCTATACATGTACTCCAAATGCTCATGTCTAGTCTCTGCTCGCAATGTGTTCGACGAAATGCTTTCAAGAAATGTTATTTCTTGGAACACTATGATTTCTGCTTATTGTCGTGGCTTCCGTGTAACGGAAGCAATAAAGCTGTTGAAAGTAATGTGGGTTCTTGGTTTTGAACTAAGTGCTTCCACTTTTATCAGTGTCGTGGCTGCTTGCGCCAATCTTCAACTAGGCTTATCAATGCACTGTTGCATATTTAAAATCGGATTGCTACAATGTGAGATTCCTTTAGCAAATTCGCTGATGAATATGTATGTTAAATTTGGTTTTATCGATGGAGCTCGTTCTGTTTTTGATACTATGGATGAAAGATCGATCCTTTCATGGACTACTATAATTGGTGGCTATGTAAATGTTGGAAATGTTGGGGAAGCATTCAATCTATTTAGTAGAATGAGAAAAGTGGGAGGTGTTAGTCAGGATATGGTGCTGTTCATTAAGATCATTTCAGGTTGTGTACAGGCAGGGAATTTGCCATTAGCATCATCAATTCATTCGTTAGTTCTGAAATGTGGATATGATGGTGAAGATCTGATGGATAACTTGGTTCTTAACATGTATGCAAAATGCGGTGACATTGGCTCTGCTCGAAGAGTATTTGAAATGGTAGATGAGAAATGTATTTTCTTGTGGACATCCATGATTGCAGCGTATACTCAGTTTGGTTACCCTGCTGAAGCATTGGATTTATTCAAGAGGTTATTGAGAACCGGGCTCAAACCAAATGAAGCAACCTTTGCCACCATACTCTCTGCCTGTGCTGATTTGGGGTCTCCAAGTTTGGGGAAGGAGATAGAACATTATGCGAAAATAAATGGGTTGGCATCAAATCGGCAGGTCCAGACCTCATTGATTCACATGTACTGCAAATGTGGGATAGTGGAGAAGGCAGAAGAAGTATTTGTGAAAGTTTTACATAAAGACTTAGCTGTTTGGAGTTCCATGATAAATGGTTATGCAATTCATGGCATGGGAAATGAGGCTCTGAACCTATTTCATCAGATGCAAATAACTGAATCCTTCAGCTTAGATCATGTTGTTTTCACAAGCATATTATTGGCTTGCAGTCATTCAGGGTTGGTGGAGGATGGATTGAAGTATTTCAAAGACATGAAAACGATTTATGGAATAGAACCTAGTATAGAGCATTATACTTGCTTGGTCGATCTTCTTGGTAGAGCTGGTCACTTCGACTTGGCCCTGAAAACCATCCAGGAAATTCCCGTGCAAGTACAAGCTCAAGTTTGGGCTCCATTGCTTAGTGCGTGCAGGAAATATCGCAATGTTGATCTTGGAGAATATATAGCCAGGAAGTTGTTAGAGTTAAATCCTGGAAACACCAGTAATTATGTTTTGATGGCTAATTTATATGCATCTGGAGGAAAGTGGAAGGAAGCAGCTATAACAAGAAGCATGTTGAAGAATAGAGGATTGGTTAAAGAACCTGGTCGGAGCCAGATTGAGATCAATGGCTATATACATGTTTTTGTTGCTGGAGATAGATCACATAATCGGTCTGCTAACATCTACAAAAAGTTGGATGAGCTTAATATTAAACTCAAGAAAGCTGGGTATATTGCTGAAATAGATATGGTGATTCATGACttggaaattgaagaaaaagaggaggCTCTGAAGGTTCACAGTGAAAGATTGGCTGTTGCGTGGGGACTAATCAGTACTGACCTGGGAACCACTCTTACAATCATAAAGAACCTTCAAACTTGTGTTGATTGTCACTCGTTTTTGAAGTTTACCTCCAAGGTTACAGGCAGGCATCTTATTGTAAGAGATGGTCAACGCTTCCACCATTTTCGGTCTGGTTCCTGTTCGTGCAAGGATTTCTGGTGA
- the LOC18593848 gene encoding uncharacterized protein LOC18593848 yields the protein MKAFCNNSYSIILLLLISALVKIDAQNRPVTTTCFSPRSRCFRRTMRCPAQCPSTRPSNPGAKVCYFNCDSPICQAECKNRKPNCNAPGAACLDPRFIGGDGIVFYFHGKSNEHFSLVSDLNLQINARFIGLRPAGRTRDYTWIQALGVLFGTQTFSLEAKHTATWDEEFDHLKFSYNGKDIVIPDGHLSSWQSPESDLKVERTSEKNSVLVTLPEIAEISVNAVPVTKEDDRIHNYQIPSNNALAHLEVQFKFYGLSSKVEGVLGRTYQPDFVNPAKPGVAMPVVGGEDNYRTSSLLSAECRSCIFSPAGVLDQTDSLLMDFGTLDCTSGASSGSGIVCRR from the exons ATGAAGGCCTTTTGCAACAATTCCTACTCGATTATTCTGTTGCTATTGATATCAGCCCTGGTGAAGATTGATGCACAGAATCGTCCAGTGACGACGACCTGCTTTTCACCCAGGAGTAGATGCTTTCGCAGGACTATGAGATGCCCAGCTCAATGCCCTTCAACAAGGCCATCAAACCCCGGAGCCAAAGtttgttattttaattgtGATTCCCCCATTTGCCAGGCTGAATGCAAAA ATCGGAAACCCAACTGTAACGCCCCTGGAGCAGCATGCTTGGACCCGAGATTCATTGGTGGAGATGGCATTGTGTTCTACTTCCATGGGAAGAGCAATGAACATTTCAGCTTGGTATCAGATCTCAACCTCCAAATCAATGCCAGGTTCATTGGCCTGAGGCCAGCAGGCAGAACCAGGGACTATACCTGGATCCAAGCACTTGGTGTCCTCTTTGGTACTCAAACCTTCTCTCTTGAGGCCAAACATACAGCAACTTGGGATGAGGAATTTGACCATCTGAAGTTCTCTTACAATGGGAAGGATATTGTCATACCAGATGGCCATCTATCTTCATGGCAATCCCCAGAGAGTGACCTTAAAGTAGAGAGAACATCTGAAAAGAATAGTGTCTTAGTGACTCTACCAGAGATTGCTGAGATTTCAGTCAATGCGGTGCCAGTAACCAAGGAAGATGATAGGATCCATAACTACCAAATACCCTCTAATAATGCTCTTGCTCACTTGGAGGTGCAATTCAAATTCTATGGCTTATCTTCAAAAGTTGAAGGAGTGCTTGGTAGGACTTACCAGCCAGACTTCGTGAACCCTGCAAAGCCAGGAGTGGCCATGCCAGTAGTGGGAGGGGAAGACAATTACAGGACCTCATCACTTCTCTCTGCAGAATGCAGGTCCTGTATATTCTCCCCAGCCGGAGTTCTGGACCAAACAGATTCATTGCTGATGGACTTTGGCACCCTAGACTGCACCAGTGGAGCCTCTAGTGGAAGTGGAATAGTTTGTAGGAGATAA
- the LOC18593849 gene encoding receptor-like protein kinase THESEUS 1 yields the protein MKVGKFVALVLAVVLFEFLGCRTQASFTPADNYLIVCGSSQNVTFQGRTFVPDSGHSSLSLTSGSSFVASSNSSVPSSIYQSARIFSGIASYKFNIKQEGRHWVRLYFYPLPKSGQNLTSAPITVVTDGFVLLNNFTFKNYNGSFLFKEYAINVTSDTLTLTFISSNNSVSFVNAIEVVSIPDAILPDQALALNPSTPFSGLSEFAMETVYRLSMGGPLITAQNDTLGRTWENDVKYLHVNSSALNVSVNPGSIKYTTSVTPETAPNWVYATAEAMGDANVPSMNFNVTWVFPVDPNFRYFVRVHFCDILSQSLNTLVFNLYINDDIAVASLDLSTLTGGLNVPYYRDFISNSSAESDTLTVSIGPDTVADITNATMNGLEIMKISNDAGSLDGLSSVKNLLPKSSSKKNNIGIIIGCVVGATAAVALIGFCYCCLASRKSKTTHQGHPWLPLPLYGNSQTMTKMSTTSQKSGTASCISLASSNLGRFFSFQEILDATNKFDESLLLGVGGFGRVYKGTLEDGTKVAVKRGNPRSEQGLAEFRTEIEMLSKLRHRHLVSLIGYCDERSEMVLVYEYMANGPLRSHLYGTNLPPLSWKQRLEICIGAARGLHYLHTGAAQSIIHRDVKTTNILLDENFVAKVADFGLSKTGPALDQTHVSTAVKGSFGYLDPEYFRRQQLTEKSDVYSFGVVLMEVLCTRPALNPVLPREQVNIAEWAMSWQKKGMLDQIMDSNLVGKVNPASLKKYGETAEKCLAEHGIDRPSMGDVLWNLEYALQLEETSSALMEPDDNSTNHIPAIQLTPLEQFDNSVSMIDGGNSGTDDDAEDAATSAVFSQLVNPRGR from the coding sequence ATGAAAGTAGGGAAATTTGTGGCGTTGGTTTTAGCTGTTGTTTTGTTTGAGTTTTTGGGTTGTAGAACACAGGCTTCGTTCACTCCTGCTGATAACTACTTGATTGTTTGTGGTTCCTCACAAAATGTCACATTCCAAGGTAGAACTTTTGTTCCTGATTCGGGCCattcctctctttctttgaCGAGTGGAAGTTCTTTTGTTGCTAGTTCTAATTCTAGTGTTCCATCTTCAATATATCAATCGGCTCGCATTTTTTCTGGCATTGCTTCTTACAAGTTTAATATCAAGCAAGAAGGTCGGCATTGGGTCCGGCTCTATTTTTATCCTCTTCCAAAATCAGGCCAGAACTTGACCTCCGCTCCAATAACAGTTGTCACTGATGGTTTTGTGCTATTGAATAACTTCACTTTCAAGAACTATAATGGTTCTTTCTTGTTCAAGGAGTATGCAATCAATGTGACTTCTGATACCTTGACCCTTACCTTCATTTCTTCAAACAATTCAGTTTCATTTGTTAATGCAATCGAAGTTGTCTCCATCCCAGATGCAATCCTTCCTGACCAGGCATTAGCTCTGAATCCTTCTACTCCTTTTAGTGGTCTTTCAGAATTTGCCATGGAAACTGTTTATAGGTTGAGCATGGGTGGGCCGCTAATCACTGCCCAGAATGATACCCTTGGAAGAACATGGGAGAATGATGTGAAATATCTCCATGTAAACAGTTCTGCTCTGAATGTTTCTGTCAATCCCGGTTCTATCAAATATACGACTTCGGTTACACCAGAGACAGCACCAAATTGGGTCTATGCCACTGCTGAAGCCATGGGAGATGCAAATGTACCCAGCATGAACTTCAATGTAACTTGGGTCTTCCCTGTTGATCCAAACTTCAGGTATTTTGTACGGGTACATTTTTGTGATATCTTGAGTCAGTCTCTCAACACGTTGGTTTTCAATCTGTACAtaaatgatgatattgctGTTGCAAGTCTTGACCTCTCGACGTTGACTGGTGGCCTAAACGTACCTTATTATAGGGACTTTATCTCCAATTCTTCAGCAGAGTCCGATACTTTGACTGTTAGTATTGGTCCAGATACAGTTGCAGACATCACTAATGCAACAATGAATGGattggagattatgaaaatcAGCAATGATGCTGGAAGCCTGGATGGGCTTTCTTCTGTGAAGAATCTCCTTCCTAAATCCTCCTCAAAGAAGAACAACATAGGGATAATAATTGGCTGTGTCGTTGGAGCTACAGCTGCAGTGGCATTAATTGGATTCTGCTATTGTTGCCTGGCATCACGCAAGTCAAAAACTACTCATCAAGGACATCCATGGTTGCCTTTACCCTTGTATGGAAACTCTCAGACAATGACCAAAATGTCCACAACATCACAGAAGAGTGGAACAGCAAGCTGCATTTCATTGGCTTCTTCCAATCTCGGCCGGTTCTTCTCCTTCCAAGAAATCCTTGATGCTACCAACAAATTTGATGAGAGCCTACTTCTTGGAGTTGGTGGTTTTGGAAGGGTCTACAAGGGAACACTTGAAGATGGAACTAAAGTTGCTGTTAAAAGAGGTAACCCCAGATCTGAGCAAGGTCTTGCGGAGTTCCGCACTGAAATTGAAATGTTATCGAAACTTCGCCACCGCCACCTTGTCTCTCTTATTGGGTACTGTGATGAAAGATCAGAAATGGTTCTTGTTTATGAATATATGGCTAATGGACCCCTTAGAAGTCATCTTTATGGAACAAATCTCCCACCTCTATCATGGAAGCAACGACTAGAGATATGCATTGGGGCAGCTAGAGGACTTCATTATCTCCACACCGGTGCAGCCCAAAGCATTATTCACCGAGATGTGAAGACAACAAATATTCTTTTGGATGAGAATTTTGTAGCCAAAGTAGCAGATTTCGGTCTCTCAAAAACTGGTCCAGCTTTAGATCAGACACATGTGAGTACTGCTGTTAAGGGTAGCTTTGGTTACCTTGATCCTGAATATTTCAGAAGGCAGCAACTCACAGAGAAGTCAGATGTGTATTCATTTGGGGTGGTTCTGATGGAAGTTCTCTGCACTAGGCCAGCTTTAAATCCTGTTCTCCCAAGAGAACAAGTTAATATTGCAGAATGGGCAATGAGCTGGCAGAAGAAAGGTATGTTGGATCAAATCATGGATTCTAATCTGGTGGGGAAAGTGAATCCAGCTTCTCTTAAGAAATATGGAGAGACAGCCGAGAAGTGCCTGGCTGAGCACGGCATTGACAGGCCATCAATGGGAGACGTTTTATGGAACCTCGAATATGCTCTTCAGCTGGAGGAGACCTCATCAGCACTAATGGAACCTGATGATAACAGCACCAACCATATCCCAGCCATTCAGTTGACACCACTTGAGCAATTTGATAACAGTGTGAGCATGATTGATGGGGGGAATTCTGGCACTGATGATGATGCTGAAGATGCTGCTACAAGTGCAGTATTTTCACAACTAGTAAACCCTCGTGGACGATAG